The segment ATCCAGCACGCGCTGCTGCATGGAAATTCCATGATAATGCGTGGTGTTTCCGTGATCCTTCACAATCAGGCTGACGGGCTCTTCCGGGCTGAATTCCTCCAGATACGCATCCAGCAAAATGTCAAAGCCCTTCCGGGCAATGCTGCCGCCAACATACAGAAAGCGAAAGGAAGTGTCTATAGCGGCAAAGGACTCTTCTTTCTCTTCCGGCTTGAAGATGCCCGGGTCCACCGCCAAGGGCAGCACACGAATCTTGTTTCCCGGAATGCCGGATGCTATGTAGCTGTTCTTGTTATGCTGGCTGTACACCCAAATCTCATCCATGTCGTATTTCATGGGCATATACCATGTCACAGGGACGGCGCCAAACTCCCAGGGCAGGATACTGATCCAGTAATCTGCGCCCGGCGGCCTCTTCAGTCTGGGCGGCCATAAGTGGGAAATATGGATTTCCGCCGGATCAGGCCGATCCTCCGGAAATCGATGCAGCTGAAAGCGGGAATCCTCCACCAGCTGCTCATAGATATGGGCATTCACTAGAGCCAGGCTGTTGGTTTTGGAGAAGTCACCTTCCCAAGTTATGCTCAGGGTTCTACTCACAGGTTTTTCACCTTCTTTTGGTTTTGATCGGGCTGGCAGTTGAAGTGCGGCTTCATCACACTAGAGAGCTAATTTCCGAATATCTACACTTCATGGTTATTCAGCACATAAACTAAATAACACAAAAAGGAGGAGGAACTGATTGTGGAGACGCCTGTAATCTCGCTTTGTATGATTGTCAGAAACGAAGCGGACTGTATCGGCCGATGTTTAAGCAGCGTGAGCCCCTATGTGGATGAGATGATCATTGTGGATACCGGTTCAACGGATGACACTCCGGCGATTTGTAAGGAGTATGGCGCGAAAGTGCTTGATTACACATGGAATGAGCATTTTGCAGAGGCTAGAAATTTCGGGCTGCACCAAGCCCGCGGACAATGGATTCTCTGGCTGGATGCCGATGAAGAGCTGGGCGAAGGAGGCGAGCTGCTGAAGCAGCTGGCCACGGAGGCGGAATATGATTTGTTTTCTTTCGAACTGAACAATTATTACGGCACTGAAGTGGATGAACATCATATTATCCAGATCTCGCATCCCCGAATGTTCCGGAATGGCCTCGGATTTCAATTCCGTAACAAAATCCATGAGGCACTTAATGTGGAAGAAGTGTTCGGCAGCGGCAGTCAGATGCTTCAGCGTATGGGCAATGCACCGGTAACGCTGTGGCACTACGGCTATCTGGAGTCACAGGTCCAGGTGAAGGATAAAGCCAAACGAAACCTGCAGCTGCTGCAGCAGGCGTTGTCCGATAACCCGGAGGACCCTTGGCTGCATTATCATATGGCCTCCGAGTGCTACCGGCTGAAGAAGCTGAACGAATCTTTTCAGCACACCAATCGCTCGATCGTGGCGTTTCTGAGCAACAGGCTGACTCCGCCTTCGCTGCTGTACAAACTGAAATACTCCATTCTGATCAGTGTAGGGAGCTATGATGGCGCGTATCCCGCGATTGAAAAGGCGATTATGCTGTATCCGGATTATGTGGATCTTGTGTTTTACAAGGGCGTTGTACTGATGCAGCTGAAGAAATTCGAAGCGGCCTTGGAGGCATTTGAGCAGTGCCTTGAGATCGGGGATTCCAATCTGGCGCATCTCACCCAGAAGGGTCTGGGAAGCTTTCAGGCTTGGCATTATAAGGGAATGTGTCAGGAGCTCCTGAAAAATAACCCAGAGGCGAAAAAGTGCTATGAGCAGGCGCTAATGATCTACCCCCAGCATGCCGAGTCGATAGAGGCTTTAAACAAGCTGAAGCTGAAATCAAAATGACGCTTCTGGGCAAACGCCAAGTCATCTTTGCATAAGCGGAATATAATGCAGAGTGCTAAAGCAGCAGCTGAGCTCGTATCTCAATATTCCGCAAATGCCGTGGTAGATAAGTGTACACCCGTTGCGTACAGCCTGAATAGCATGTAAAAAAAACTGAGTGAGGTGTAGAGTTATGTCACAAGCAAACATCCCGAATATTACCCCTAGCATCAGCATTACGCTGGGCCAGACGGTACCTTTACTGTTGTCTTCCATTGCTCTGGAGGAACTGGCCCTGGCACATATTATTAATGCTGAAGCCGAGAAGCTTCAGTTCGTGTTGGGCACATTGACACCAACCACATCCACGCTGGCTCCTGGAGATATTACAATATCCAACCTGCTGCTCGTCAACTCCAGTGTCAGAAGAACATTGCAGGATGTCATCAAAAAAGAAATGCTGCTGCAATTCAAGTTCGAGAATGTCCTGGACTTGATTCAGATTTCCCCTGGGAACCCCGTTCTCGGAACTTAAGCTTTAAGCGGCTCTGTTCCTGACGGCATCACAGCTTAACCTATGAGAGTGGCTTGCATGGCTGACACATGCAGGTCTTTTTTTTGTACCACCACTGCCGGAGAAGCTCCCGCACACCAGGCGCCTACTGCGCATAAAGTAAACAGATGATGTTTGATACACATACGCCTATTGAAGGAGGACCACGATGACAACAGCTTTCATTACGGGAATTACCGGCCAAGACGGAGCTTATCTGGCTCAATTACTGCTATCCAAAGGCTATGAGGTCATCGGAATGCATCCGCAGCGCAGCACTCCGAACCTGTGGAGGCTGCAGGAGCTGAACATTCTGGATCAGATCAAGCTTGTAGAAGGAGATGTCGTGGATATTTCCTCGGTCATCAAGCTGCTGGAGGTCTACAAGCCGGACGAAATATATAACCTGGCGGCCCAGAGCTTTGTAGGGGCGTCGTGGAATCAGCCTATTCTAACCTCTCAAATTACAGGCCTGGGAGCCTTGAATTTACTGGAGGCTGCGCGTCTGGTGAGACCGGATTGCCGGTTCTATCAGGCCTCCTCCAGTGAGATGTTTGGTAAAATCCAGCATCAGCAGCAAACGGAGGGGACGCCTTTTTATCCCAGAAGCCCGTATGGTGTAGCCAAGCTGTTCTCCCACTGGATGACGGTGAATTACCGGGAAAGCCATGGCTTATTTGCTTGCAGCGGCATTCTGTTTAATCATGAATCTCCGTTAAGGGGCATTCAGTTCGTAACCCGGAAGATTACCGATGCCGTGGCGAGAATCAGCTGCGGACTCATGGATCAGGTTCAGCTGGGGAATCTGGAGGCCAAGAGAGACTGGGGCTTTGCCGGCGATTTCGTAGAAGCGATGTGGCTGATGCTGCAGCAAGACCAGCCGGATGATTACGTGATTGCGACCGGCCAGACGACATCCGTGCAGGATTTTTGCAAAATGGCATTTGATTATGTGAATCTGGATTGGAAACAGCATGTACAGGTGGATCCGAAGCTGTATCGGCCTGCTGAAGTCGATATTTTGCTCGGTGATGCTTCGAAAGCACAGCAGCAGCTGGGGTGGAAGGCCAGAACCCGCATCGAGCAGCTGGCAGGGATGATGGTGGAGAGCGATCTGAGGCGGGTCAAGGAGGAGCTGAAACTGAAAAAAGGCTGCCACGACTCATGAAGGTCGTATTTATGTCGGGAGGTACCGGAAGCAGGCTATGGCCGCTATCGAGATCGTCGGTGCCCAAGCAATTTATTCCTCTGTTTCAGGACGAAGCAGGGAATATGGAAGCGATTCTCGCCCGAAATGCCCGGCTGATGCTGCAGAAATTCAGCCCTGATGATGTGCTGGTATCCTCCATGGCGGAGCATGAAGAGCAGATCTCCAGCTGCCTGCCATGGGGTCCCCGCATCATTGTCGAGCCGGAAAGAAGGGACACCTTTCCCAGCATATGCTTGAGCTCGCTGTATCTGCTGGATGAGCTGAAGCTGCCGGAGGATGAGCTGGTCTGCTTCTGTCCTGCCGACTTGTATATAGAAGAAGATTTCGTGGACCTTCTGGCTGCCATGCCGCAGCGGCTGGACTGGTGTCAAGTGAACATTGCCCTGCTTGGAATTGAGCCGACTGAGCCCTCCGGGAAATATGGCTATATTGTTCCACAGCTTGAAACCGCTCATCCGGCAGGACCGGTTTATGGCATTTCGCAGTTTGTCGAGAAGCCGGCCCTGGACCGGGCATCTGAGCTCATATCAGAGGGAGCGCTGTGGAACAGCGGAGTATTTATGTTTCGCTTGTCTTTTATGAAGCAATATGTACAGAGCAAAGGGGATCCCGCAAGCTATCCGGCTTGCCTGGCCAGCTATAGCAGCCTGCCTGCCATCAGCTTTGATTACGAAGTGCTGGAGAAAACCCCGGATATTGTAGTGGTCCCGTTCCATGGCCGATGGACCGATATCGGAAGTCTGGATCGCTTGGTCGATACGATGGGCCACCCGCATTTTGAAAGCAAGGTTTACCGGAGAGACACCGAGGCTGTTACCGCCATGAATTTGACGGATGTTCCGGTCGTATGTATAGGTGTGTCAAACTTGATGATTGTGGCTACGGACCATGGTATTCTGGTAACTTCCAGAGAGGCCTGTGATGACATCAAGCTGCTGCTCGCCGAGCAGCCCGAGATCACGGAAGATCCCAAGCCCTGATGTGCGTACAGGGCTTGGGAAATAAAGAAGCTTTTATGGGGAGGAGAGGACATGATTCAGATCAGCCTATGCATGATTGTCAGGGATGAAGAAGAGGTGCTGGAGCGGTGCTTAAGCTCCATTCACCGCCTCGTAGATGAAATCATTATCGTTGATACGGGATCCACAGACCGGACGAAGGAGATTGCGGCAGTCTTTGCAGACCGGGTTGTCGACTTCACATGGATCGATGATTTCTCTGCCGCCCGGAATTATGCCTTCAGCCTCGCCACTATGCCATATATTCTCTGGCTGGATGCCGATGATTACTTGAAGGAAGGCGACGAAGAGGCCTTTCTTGCATTGAAGCAGCTACCTGAGGACATTGACAGTGTAACACTTCCCTATTATCTAAGCATGAATCCCTCTGGGGGCGCTGCGACCTCTCTTCGCCGTAATCGGCTCGTGCGCTCAGACCGCGGTTTTACATGGATTGGGGCGGTGCATGAATATCTGGAGGTGTCAGGCAACATCTATCACGCTTCTCCAGCAATCGTTCATGGGAAGATGAAGAGCCATTCAGACCGCAATCTGAGGATATATCTGAAGCGCGAAGAGGAGAACCTGCCTTTTTCCTCAAGAGATATGTATTATTTCGGTAACGAATTAAGCGAGCACGGGCAGCATGAGAAAGCCATACAATATTATGACCGTTTCTTGAAGCAGCAGGGGTGGGTGGAGGACCAAATTCAGGCCTGCATGCGTAAAGCAGATTGTTATCAAAAGCTGGGGCAGAAGGAAAAATCGCTGCAATCCTGGCTTCAGACACTGGAATACGATCAGCCCCGGCCGGAGTTTTGCTGTGCATTCGGGGAGCATTTGCTGGAAAAGCGTGAATATCGTACGGCAGCGTACTGGTTTGAGCAGGCGCTTTCCTATGAGCTGCCTAAGGAGCATATGTCTCTCGTGAATGAAGCGTATTCAACATGGATTCCTCATCTCAAGCTGTGCTTGTCCTACAGCTGTATGGGTAAGCTCGACGAGGCTTATTTCCACAACGAACAAGCAAGAAGCTATCAACCGGAGCATCCTATTATTATGTACAATTATCATTTTATG is part of the Paenibacillus algicola genome and harbors:
- a CDS encoding glycosyltransferase — translated: METPVISLCMIVRNEADCIGRCLSSVSPYVDEMIIVDTGSTDDTPAICKEYGAKVLDYTWNEHFAEARNFGLHQARGQWILWLDADEELGEGGELLKQLATEAEYDLFSFELNNYYGTEVDEHHIIQISHPRMFRNGLGFQFRNKIHEALNVEEVFGSGSQMLQRMGNAPVTLWHYGYLESQVQVKDKAKRNLQLLQQALSDNPEDPWLHYHMASECYRLKKLNESFQHTNRSIVAFLSNRLTPPSLLYKLKYSILISVGSYDGAYPAIEKAIMLYPDYVDLVFYKGVVLMQLKKFEAALEAFEQCLEIGDSNLAHLTQKGLGSFQAWHYKGMCQELLKNNPEAKKCYEQALMIYPQHAESIEALNKLKLKSK
- the gmd gene encoding GDP-mannose 4,6-dehydratase, with amino-acid sequence MTTAFITGITGQDGAYLAQLLLSKGYEVIGMHPQRSTPNLWRLQELNILDQIKLVEGDVVDISSVIKLLEVYKPDEIYNLAAQSFVGASWNQPILTSQITGLGALNLLEAARLVRPDCRFYQASSSEMFGKIQHQQQTEGTPFYPRSPYGVAKLFSHWMTVNYRESHGLFACSGILFNHESPLRGIQFVTRKITDAVARISCGLMDQVQLGNLEAKRDWGFAGDFVEAMWLMLQQDQPDDYVIATGQTTSVQDFCKMAFDYVNLDWKQHVQVDPKLYRPAEVDILLGDASKAQQQLGWKARTRIEQLAGMMVESDLRRVKEELKLKKGCHDS
- a CDS encoding sugar phosphate nucleotidyltransferase, yielding MKVVFMSGGTGSRLWPLSRSSVPKQFIPLFQDEAGNMEAILARNARLMLQKFSPDDVLVSSMAEHEEQISSCLPWGPRIIVEPERRDTFPSICLSSLYLLDELKLPEDELVCFCPADLYIEEDFVDLLAAMPQRLDWCQVNIALLGIEPTEPSGKYGYIVPQLETAHPAGPVYGISQFVEKPALDRASELISEGALWNSGVFMFRLSFMKQYVQSKGDPASYPACLASYSSLPAISFDYEVLEKTPDIVVVPFHGRWTDIGSLDRLVDTMGHPHFESKVYRRDTEAVTAMNLTDVPVVCIGVSNLMIVATDHGILVTSREACDDIKLLLAEQPEITEDPKP
- a CDS encoding glycosyltransferase family 2 protein, translating into MIQISLCMIVRDEEEVLERCLSSIHRLVDEIIIVDTGSTDRTKEIAAVFADRVVDFTWIDDFSAARNYAFSLATMPYILWLDADDYLKEGDEEAFLALKQLPEDIDSVTLPYYLSMNPSGGAATSLRRNRLVRSDRGFTWIGAVHEYLEVSGNIYHASPAIVHGKMKSHSDRNLRIYLKREEENLPFSSRDMYYFGNELSEHGQHEKAIQYYDRFLKQQGWVEDQIQACMRKADCYQKLGQKEKSLQSWLQTLEYDQPRPEFCCAFGEHLLEKREYRTAAYWFEQALSYELPKEHMSLVNEAYSTWIPHLKLCLSYSCMGKLDEAYFHNEQARSYQPEHPIIMYNYHFMKQMMQDKAGH